The genomic stretch AGCAGCTGGGATTGTTCATGGGCTTCCCATGGGTAGGAGCAGCATCGGAGCTCCCTGGATCTGCGCAGAGGGTGGATGGAGCCGTGGGGCTGGGCAcacagtggggaggttcttgCTTCTTGGGTTGCTTGGAGCTGGAGCATAGCTGGGAGTCCCGCTGCTTGCAGGGGgtgctctcctccccacccctggggGTCCTACTTCTGGCATGGCATGTAGCTGACGTGCGAGCAGCCGTGGCTGGGGTGCAGGTGGCCACCTCTGCATGGGCCAGCAGGGGCACAGTCTCTGTGGGCAGGGATAGGCAGCATGAGgtcactcctccctgcccctttagCACCCGGCCCCCTCCGCTGGCTCATTTTGTGCCAGTGCCAGGCCTGCCTGACCTGCCCACAGTCTGCTCGCCCTCGGGGCGCATGCAGGGTCGCTCTGGGTGCCAACACAGCCGCTTCAGGCCACAGCGTCACCCTGAGCCTCGGGCCCCCTCCTCCCTAGTCTCGCTCTATCATTCCAGCCTCTTCCAAGCTTTGCCTCTTTCCCCTCTTTTTCCTTGACCCCCTTtctttccctgccccttcccccttattccccacctcccttccacggcgcccccttcccccagcccagaggcgtcacctgatttcagtgggcaccATGGGCTGGCAGTGCCTCCGTCTGCAGTACCACAGCAGGGCCCAGAGGATCGAGAGTATCAGGACCAGAAGGAAAATGGCCCCCAGGACAGAGCCTACGATGAGCCCCACGTTCCTTGTATCTGCAGAAGGGGAGCAAACCTGtcaccttctccctcccccccataccgGGCTGGGATCACGCCCAGAAAGCACCGCAGGGACTCCTGGCTGCTGAGTCCCATCGATACCCTGCCCACCGGGCACTGTTCCCATATTCGCTCTGCATGCCCCAGGGGAGTCCCCTGCTGGGCTGCCCATGaggccctggccaggcccatgtaATCCATGGGGCCCTGCCTGGGCAATAGCTCCTGTGAGAAGGTGCCTGCTGCGTGGGGTCAGTGCATTAGCTTGGAGCTGTAGCTCGGCGCCAAGAACCTGGCCCTCCCTGGCACCTTGTCAAAGGGCTCAGCCCTGGCGatgggggcggggatgggggagtCGCCTTTGCTGTCTATGGGTCATTGTTCCCAATGCAGGAGGCAAGGGGGATTAGAGTCAGAgatcttaaggccagaaggacccatcagatcatccagtctgccctcctgcacatcacagctcaccagccctccccccacagcgcccccatAGAACCGGGATTACACTAAAGTACCACAGTCCAGCAGAGCCCTAGCTATGAGGCACCAGCCACAGAGCCCAGGAGGGGCCGAGTCTCCATTGTTCCCTATGGGGAAGTGGGTTCTCCATTGTTCCCTAGGAGGGTCTCCATTGTACCCTATGGAAAAGGAAGTTCTCCATTGTTCCCTATGGGGAGCTCTCTATTGTTCCTGATAGGGAAGGGGGTTCTCCATTGTTCTCTATGGGGGGGGTTCTCCATTGTTCACTATTGGGGGGTTCTCCATTGTTCACTATGGGGAAGGGGGGTTCTCCATTGTTCCCTATTGGGGGGGTTCTCCATTGTTCCCTGTGGGGAAGCAGGTTCTCCATTGTTCCCTAGGAGGGTCTCTATTGGACCCTATGGAGAAGGAAGTTCTCCACTGTTGCCTATGGGGGGCTTTCCATTGTTCCCTATGGGGAAGGGGGTTCTCCATTGTTTTCTATTGGGGGGAGTTCCCCATTGTTCCCTATGGGGAAGCGGGTTCTCCATTGTTCCCTAGGAGGGTCTCCATTGTACCCTATGGAGAGTTCAGAgtggcagccctgttagtctgtatctgcaaaaaaaaaaaaaaaaagggggtacttgtggcaccttagagactaacaaatttatttgagtataagctttcgtgagctacagctcacttcattggattttagtctctaaggtgccacaagtactctttttcttcctATGGAGAAGTTCTTCATTGTTCCCTATGGGGGGCTCTCCATTGTTACCTACAGGGAAGGAGGGGTCTCCAGTGCTCCCTGGGGGCTGCTGGAGGCTGAGCTCTGTTCTGGCTCCGGCCCCTCAGGCTGCCCCTCACACTGACATTTTTGGACATGCCCCTCCCCTCGGGGTTCTCACAACGCCAGGCTGGTCccgctcccagcccagcctggggtcCAGGCTCAGCTtcaaggagctgctgccagacgCTTGGGTCCTCCCCCGCTGGGCGCTCGGATGcttgccccctgccctggccttgCGCCCCCCCATCCTACCTGAGTAGCCGGCGCGAGGGACGGAGACATGCACCATGCACTGGGTGTAACCCACCCTGTTGGTCACGCGGCAGCTGTAGGTCCCGGCATGCTCCTGCGACAGGCTCTGGATCATCAGGTCTCCAGAGCCTTGCCCTGCACAGGAGAGACCCAGCCCTGAGTGAGCCCCCACAAAGTACCCCCGACAGCGCCAGCTCCTCCACCCCTAGGGGCCTTGGGACAGTGCAGGGCAGCCAGAGCCCCCTGGCAACACATCAGGGCCATGCCTGGGCCCACCCCCAAAAACACCCCAGCTGCTCCATCCATGAAAAGGGTCCCCCCGGTGCCAAGACCTCAGGAAACTCATGTCACAGACATTGCCAAGGGGACACTCCCAGCTCAGCACAAGAGCATCCCACCCTCTGGGggcccccacctctcccctgcACCATCCTGGGGCACACACCCCATGATGAGCTCAGCAAAGTGtgcagggacccctgcccccagggactcCCGCCCCCACTGCTTACCCTGCACTGTCCTGGGGGGCAGCCAGCCCATGGTATAGTCCCCTCCCATCTTGGACCACTGgtaggagaggggaagggagcccCCTTCAGAGCAGCACCTGAGCATGAGGTTCCCGCCCCTGGCCGGCTCCCCGTCCATCCAGCACCGAGGGGCGGCCGGCTTCTCTGGGGAGAGACACAAATCGCATCAGTTAATGGGAGCTAGTAAGGAGCAGCAGGGATGGACAGGTAGACATGGCCATGCTCAGAGACAGGGAGGCAGGCAGAGCCCGGGTACAGCAGGAATGGGGTGGTAGTGCCCCCTGAAAGGGGGAGTCAGAGGATGGGGATTACTGATGGGCAGGCAGAGACAGATTGGTGAGCAAGGTCAGTGGGCTAGAGTCAGCATATGGGGATTGGTGGGCAGGGTCAGTGGCCTGGGGTCAGCATATGGGGACTGGCAGGAAGAGTTGGATCAGGAGGCAGTGTTTGTCCACTGGGAATGGCAAGCGGGGGCGGTGGGCAGAGGTAGGTCTGGGGGTGGTGGGGACAGTGATGGTTGGGTCAATGGTTGGAGTTTAGATCTGTGGCCGGGGTTGGGTTGTGGGGGTTCGGTCAGTAGGTAGAGTTTGGGTTAGTGGGTTGGGTCAGTGGGTGGGGATTGGAACTCACCTAGCACAGTGACGGTGACCTGGTGGGTGTTGGCAGTGGGTGAGGGTGGGTCAGTGGGTGCAGGGGGATCAGCAGGGTTGCTGGGACTCACCTAGCACAGTGACAGTGACCTGTTGGGTGttggcagggggtgagggtgggtCAGTGGCTGCAGGGGGATCAGCAGGGTTGCTGGGACTCACCTAGCAGAGTGACGGCGTCGGCAGGAGTTGCTGTTGGGTGAGTGGATGGAATTTGGGTCAGAGGGTGGGGTTGGGTTAATGGGAGGGTTGGGTCAGTGAATAGAATGTGGGTCAGTGGACCATGGGGGGATCAGTGAGGGGGTGGGACTCACCTAGCATGACGAGGATGACCTGGGGGTGTTGGCAAAGGGTTCGTGTTAGGTCAGTGCGTGGGGTTCGCTTGGCAGGGGTTGGGCCAGTGCATGGGGTTGGGTCAGTGGGCAGTGGATGGGTCGCGGTCAGAGGCGGATTAaaggtttgtggggccctgggtcAGAGAAAGTGGgggccccttctgcctgcagagcaatcccccactccccagcaggagggctgggtgGGCAAGTAAGTCAGGGCATGGGCACCCATTTCACTGGGGGGTCCCCAATTGGCTGGAGGCCCTGGGAATGGGCCCTgttagcccagtggctaatctgccactgttGGGGGTGAGGGGCCAGCAGGTGGGGGCGGGACTCACCGAGCACAGTAATGGTGATCAAGTGGGTGTCGACAGAGGCTTTCTTCACCCTGCACTCGTAGGTGGCCGAGTCCGACACATGCAGGTTTGCCAGGTGGATGGAGGCATCATACAGGCTTGGGTCCTTGGCCACAAATGCCACCCTCTGCTGCAGGCCTAGGACGTTGCCGTACTTGATCTTCTGGTCCTGGTAGGTCAGGAACTGACGGGGAGGAACCAAGCAGCAGTGAGCAATGGTGGGTGGTGAGCAAGGGGGACTGGAGACCTGCCAAGGGGCAGAaccagggcaggagcagcactgggAGCTGAGAATCCAGGTCCTTGGGGACCGTCCTATACAGGGAGCTGCTAGAGATGCATGTTCTGCACcagcggttttcaaactgtgggttgggacccaaaGTGGTCACAACCcgattttaatggggtcaccagggctggtgttagagtttctggggcctggggccaagtccaagccccaaccccagctccaccactgaggactgaagcccgagccccactaccCAGGGCCAAAGTCCCATGgcgtcagccctgggtggtgcaggtcaggttacaggccccgcacctggggctgaagccctcgggctttggctttgaccTGTCCCCCATCCTGGATTGATAGGGCTTGGGTTTTACCCCCCCTCAGCCATCCCCCACTCAGGAtggtggagcttgggctttggctttggcccccctgcccggGGTGgaggggcttgggcaggctcaggcttcagtccccattcctggggtcgtgtagtaatttttgttgtcagaaggggtcacggtgcaatgaggTTCGAGAACCTCAGTCTACACTGATGGTGCTGGGTGGCGGGGCAGAGAATGCCCTGCCCAGGGACTGGGGCCAACTAGGAGCGGAGAGGCTGGTGGAGCCCAAGCCAGATGAGCTCAGCGTCCAGGCATGGGGCAACAGGGGGAAGGGGGTGTAAGGGATTCTGTGGAAGGCAGAAGCGCAGGGCCCAGGGGGAAGGAGTCACAGCCTCAGGAGCAGAGGGTGACAGCCCCTCTTGAGGGAGGCCTCTCGCTGGGGCAAGTCACAGGGGGCAGCTGGGACAGGACAATTCAGTGGGCCCTGGGGGAGACTTGGacctgcagctggggctgtgccCGAGGGAGGGACCGGCACCGTGAGGGGGCTCAagaatatgcacacacacaagggtGAGGAAGGGTGGCCGGGTGCCATCAGCCAGGTTGGCAGTGGGGGCAGTGCCCAGGGGTCTCCGCAATCAGACTGGATCCGTGGGAGATGGAATCTGAGCAAGGAcccagtgctgggcagggagtaGCAGCCCATGAGGCAAAGGCAGGGGCAGGAACTCGGCCAAGGTGTCCCAGCAagccaggggcagagctggaaacagaccCCGGCACAGATTCCAACCAGGCGTTTGATGGGCCTTGCTAAGGAAGTGGGTTGAGGGGCAGGACTCAGACTCACCGGCAGCCTCTGGTCAGAGTTCACCATGGTCCATATAATGTCCAGGTTGTTGGGTCCGTTGTCCTCAGGCTCCAGGATGTAGGGGCAGCCCAGCCTCACTGAGTCCCCCTGAGCCAGGTACAGCACCTGCTGGCCCTTTGCATTGATCCGCACGGCCTCTAGCACAGCTAAGGGACAGATAGACAGAGCCGCCCATCAGGACAGACAGGCTAGTGCTGGGCAGAACAGCTGCAAAGAGAGGGAGGCGTCACCGGGCACCTTCTGCGGACACTGAGCCCTTCCTGCAGTGCCCAGAGCCAGCTATGCAGGGAGCCAGTCCTGTGGCCTGCCAGTGTGGGAATGAGGGGACTGTCAGACAAGGGGCTCTGGGGGAAGCCTGTCCCATCAACTTTTAGAAGATGCTGCAAGGGGGGGGGCATTATCCCTGCAGGGACCAGGCTGTGCcc from Dermochelys coriacea isolate rDerCor1 chromosome 24, rDerCor1.pri.v4, whole genome shotgun sequence encodes the following:
- the VSIG8 gene encoding V-set and immunoglobulin domain-containing protein 8, with translation MAGRGTVQLFLLCLTPAVLEAVRINAKGQQVLYLAQGDSVRLGCPYILEPEDNGPNNLDIIWTMVNSDQRLPFLTYQDQKIKYGNVLGLQQRVAFVAKDPSLYDASIHLANLHVSDSATYECRVKKASVDTHLITITVLEKPAAPRCWMDGEPARGGNLMLRCCSEGGSLPLSYQWSKMGGDYTMGWLPPRTVQGQGSGDLMIQSLSQEHAGTYSCRVTNRVGYTQCMVHVSVPRAGYSDTRNVGLIVGSVLGAIFLLVLILSILWALLWYCRRRHCQPMVPTEIR